In Limosilactobacillus sp. WILCCON 0051, a single window of DNA contains:
- a CDS encoding AAA family ATPase, translating into MSLSYQQMKIAVPLVIKAGNVPSIVGEAGIGKSALVEEIAASMGAKLYTTVVSLSEKGDLAIPVPPLTERSFVTTQHYGTLANVQFGYSETLVAIVKQAEAHPDQPIIWFLDEFNRGTQAVQSELMNLVLQRQVNSLKLPDQVHIVIAENPDSTMENFADSDYGVTAGDAAIRDRTVRLVMKAAVDDWLLWAQQPQSDGQPRIHELVAKYIRLHPNLLAPVDHEKDLYPTPRAWARVSGNLRQLEQLDEKTQETLAADLFSGDLGSEVGAAFAKFVAQHGQQLSVADLIDHSTQLQFVAEVDRLTAVRQWVKELTKYPITQYPAQFKNCLYALSPDGRFAVVQDLGEQAAAAEQIKALYQAANENPGGDQEQLYRLLEQITVEAGD; encoded by the coding sequence ATGTCGCTTAGTTATCAACAAATGAAGATTGCAGTACCATTGGTGATCAAGGCTGGCAATGTGCCTAGTATCGTTGGTGAGGCCGGGATCGGCAAATCGGCGCTGGTTGAAGAAATTGCCGCGTCAATGGGGGCGAAGCTTTATACGACGGTTGTCAGTCTATCGGAAAAAGGGGACCTGGCAATTCCGGTGCCACCGTTGACGGAGCGCTCGTTTGTAACCACTCAGCATTATGGCACGCTGGCTAATGTTCAGTTTGGCTATTCAGAAACGCTGGTGGCAATCGTCAAGCAGGCTGAAGCGCACCCTGACCAGCCGATTATCTGGTTTTTGGATGAGTTTAATCGTGGTACGCAGGCCGTGCAAAGCGAATTGATGAACCTGGTTCTGCAGCGACAGGTCAACTCGCTGAAATTACCGGATCAAGTACACATCGTCATTGCCGAAAATCCGGACAGTACGATGGAAAATTTTGCTGACAGCGACTATGGCGTGACGGCTGGAGATGCTGCCATTCGTGACCGGACCGTGCGCTTGGTCATGAAAGCTGCGGTTGATGACTGGCTTTTGTGGGCGCAACAGCCTCAATCAGATGGTCAGCCGCGGATTCATGAATTGGTTGCCAAATATATTCGGCTGCACCCTAATCTTTTGGCGCCAGTCGATCATGAAAAGGACCTTTATCCAACACCGCGAGCCTGGGCCCGGGTTTCTGGCAATCTGCGGCAGTTGGAACAATTGGATGAGAAAACACAGGAAACGCTGGCGGCTGATCTGTTCAGTGGTGATCTGGGATCGGAAGTCGGGGCTGCTTTTGCCAAATTTGTTGCGCAGCATGGTCAGCAGCTATCGGTTGCCGATTTGATCGACCATTCAACGCAGCTGCAGTTTGTTGCCGAAGTGGATCGATTAACAGCAGTAAGACAGTGGGTTAAGGAATTGACCAAGTATCCAATCACGCAGTACCCGGCTCAGTTTAAGAACTGTCTGTACGCGCTGAGTCCTGATGGCCGGTTTGCCGTAGTTCAGGATCTGGGGGAACAAGCAGCAGCTGCTGAACAGATTAAGGCACTTTATCAGGCTGCCAATGAAAATCCTGGCGGCGACCAAGAACAGCTGTATCGGCTCTTGGAACAGATTACAGTTGAAGCTGGTGATTAG
- a CDS encoding DNA-3-methyladenine glycosylase: protein MLSEYQKFFTDRPTPQIAKDLLGRLLVFHGRKGDVGGWIVETEAYTGEQDSASHAFGGRRTDYSESLYGMPGNLYIYQIRSHYCVDIVVQDPEEPQGILIRALEPALGIEQMIENRSQDGFNLTNGPGKLMQALGVQSRSMDGQPMEHAALQVDLSTERRIPAKIIAGPRIGVNAQGKDALKKYRFIVAGNPYVSKMKRRDADDLTHGWR, encoded by the coding sequence ATGCTTTCAGAATATCAAAAATTTTTCACGGACCGCCCCACCCCACAGATTGCCAAGGATCTTTTAGGACGGCTTTTGGTTTTCCATGGTCGCAAAGGCGATGTTGGCGGCTGGATCGTTGAAACCGAAGCCTATACCGGCGAGCAGGATTCAGCATCGCATGCTTTTGGGGGACGGCGAACTGACTATTCAGAGTCGCTTTATGGCATGCCTGGTAATCTTTATATTTATCAGATACGCTCGCATTACTGTGTCGATATTGTCGTTCAAGACCCAGAAGAGCCGCAGGGCATCTTGATTCGCGCCTTGGAGCCGGCGTTGGGCATTGAGCAGATGATTGAAAATCGCAGCCAGGATGGCTTTAACTTAACCAATGGACCGGGCAAGCTGATGCAGGCGCTTGGCGTGCAGTCGCGGTCAATGGATGGTCAGCCGATGGAGCATGCTGCGCTGCAGGTTGACTTAAGCACTGAGCGGCGGATTCCTGCAAAAATCATTGCCGGACCGCGAATAGGGGTTAATGCTCAGGGAAAGGACGCTCTAAAAAAATACCGCTTTATTGTAGCTGGTAATCCATATGTCTCAAAGATGAAGCGCCGTGATGCAGATGATTTAACGCATGGTTGGAGATGA
- a CDS encoding DUF488 family protein, with protein MKLKLERIYDKPADLDGWRILIDRRWPRGISKVNAHLDEWAKEAAPSEDLRKWFNHDPTRFAEFKERYLQELASNPAYLDLLASVKKHLQTDNVILLYGAKDRQHNQGIILAELIKQELNL; from the coding sequence TTGAAATTAAAACTGGAACGCATCTATGATAAACCCGCTGATCTGGATGGCTGGCGCATTCTGATCGATCGGCGCTGGCCTCGCGGCATCTCTAAAGTTAACGCCCACTTGGATGAATGGGCTAAAGAAGCCGCCCCTAGCGAAGATCTGCGCAAATGGTTCAATCATGATCCCACTAGATTTGCCGAATTCAAGGAACGCTACTTGCAGGAACTAGCCAGCAATCCTGCTTATTTAGACTTATTGGCAAGCGTCAAAAAGCATCTGCAGACCGATAACGTGATTCTGCTTTATGGCGCAAAAGATCGGCAGCATAACCAAGGAATCATCTTAGCCGAGCTTATCAAACAAGAGCTGAATTTATAA